In the genome of Christensenella timonensis, one region contains:
- a CDS encoding NADH-quinone oxidoreductase subunit NuoE family protein, with amino-acid sequence MKKKLDSILSEHSKQSEIIPILQDIQKDYRYLPKEALSYVAGKLNVGEAKVYSIATFYENFSLEPKGKYVIKICDGTACHVRKSIPILDALRKKLHLTDKKKTTEDMLYTVETVSCLGACGLAPVLTVNDKVYPAMTPESACELLDTLK; translated from the coding sequence ATGAAGAAGAAACTCGACTCGATTTTGAGCGAGCACAGCAAACAGTCAGAAATCATTCCCATCCTGCAGGACATCCAGAAGGATTACCGTTACTTGCCAAAAGAGGCGCTCTCATATGTGGCCGGAAAGCTTAACGTGGGGGAAGCGAAGGTGTATTCCATTGCCACCTTCTACGAGAATTTTTCATTGGAGCCCAAGGGCAAATACGTGATCAAGATCTGCGACGGGACGGCGTGCCATGTGCGCAAGTCCATACCGATCTTAGACGCGCTCCGCAAAAAACTGCATTTGACGGATAAAAAAAAGACGACGGAAGATATGCTGTATACGGTGGAAACGGTCTCCTGCCTGGGGGCATGCGGCCTTGCGCCTGTGCTGACGGTCAATGACAAGGTCTACCCGGCCATGACGCCCGAATCGGCGTGCGAGTTGCTGGATACGCTGAAATAA
- a CDS encoding DeoR/GlpR family DNA-binding transcription regulator, protein MKRREEIKELLKERGEITLRELEAAFPDCSGVTLRRDLKFLEEQGALKRTHGGAVALHKLSLEAENVFSQRATECVGEKCQIAKKAVKFIEPGRSIYIDAGSTMMQFVKEMPDEYLSVLTSGVNIALELIKKQKLSVTLIGGQVNRNTVAVSGTNCTRFIQEVNIDTAFLAASGFSIENGFTTGTYTEAEIKKEVLGRARRVIILMDSNKMGKVLPFTFANMEDIEVLVSDDGLDKNGLRVANSTGVEIV, encoded by the coding sequence ATGAAGAGGCGCGAAGAGATCAAGGAACTGTTAAAGGAACGCGGGGAGATCACCTTAAGGGAGCTGGAAGCAGCGTTTCCCGATTGCTCGGGGGTCACGCTGCGGCGGGACTTGAAGTTTTTGGAGGAGCAGGGCGCGCTCAAGCGTACGCACGGCGGCGCCGTCGCCCTGCACAAGCTTTCCCTGGAAGCGGAGAATGTCTTTTCGCAGCGCGCGACGGAGTGTGTGGGGGAAAAGTGCCAGATCGCGAAAAAGGCGGTAAAGTTCATAGAACCCGGCCGCTCCATTTATATCGACGCAGGCTCCACGATGATGCAGTTTGTAAAAGAGATGCCCGACGAATACCTCTCCGTGCTGACCTCCGGGGTAAATATTGCCCTGGAGCTCATCAAAAAGCAGAAGCTGAGCGTTACGCTGATCGGCGGGCAGGTAAACCGCAATACGGTCGCCGTATCAGGGACGAACTGCACGCGTTTCATACAGGAAGTGAATATTGACACCGCCTTTTTGGCGGCCAGCGGTTTTTCGATTGAAAACGGTTTTACGACAGGAACGTATACGGAAGCGGAGATCAAGAAGGAAGTGCTTGGGCGGGCGCGCCGGGTCATTATATTGATGGACAGCAACAAGATGGGCAAGGTGCTGCCGTTCACGTTTGCAAACATGGAAGACATTGAAGTCCTCGTCTCCGACGACGGGCTGGACAAGAACGGGCTGCGCGTTGCGAACAGTACGGGCGTGGAGATCGTATAA
- a CDS encoding radical SAM protein, translated as MASVKDAIKGAGANVAFSAAFKYLEKDPVKNLPKLLKWADNFTKGNQWNKSVKNFQDWWDQQTWQGVLMKRVLTDVNVNYLKRFILNFFLNSGVKGMPIAQAKGKEMGVQVPWAILMDPTSACNLKCIGCWAAEYGKHYNLTYEKMDEIIEQGKELGIYVYLFSGGEPLVRKKDLIRLAEKHSDCAFGAFTNATLIDEDFVQDLLRVGNFTFMISVEGTPEETDARRGQGTYDKVMKAMKLLKDAGIPFGYSACYHSQNYKTIASDEWNDTMIEAGCLFGWLFTYMPIGKDAVMDLCVTPEQRAYMYKRVREMREYKPLFILDFWNDGEYVGGCIAGGRRYFHINSNGDCEPCAFIHYATHNINECTLEEALGSPLFRKYQEGQPFSDNLLRPCPLLDNPEGLRKAVNESGAHPTQDLDLEGVDVLTAKTDKIAENWKVKADEIWACGHFPFNGVINHAMDKRVDTTNGQGAAACGNCGHVPCDRATEKPAGLD; from the coding sequence ATGGCAAGTGTAAAAGACGCAATTAAAGGCGCAGGCGCAAACGTTGCTTTTTCGGCAGCCTTTAAGTATCTGGAAAAAGACCCGGTGAAGAATCTTCCCAAGCTCCTGAAATGGGCGGACAACTTTACAAAGGGCAACCAGTGGAACAAATCCGTGAAAAATTTCCAGGATTGGTGGGATCAGCAGACATGGCAGGGCGTGCTCATGAAGCGCGTGCTGACCGACGTCAACGTAAACTATTTGAAGCGTTTTATTCTGAACTTCTTCCTCAATTCCGGCGTCAAGGGCATGCCCATCGCGCAGGCAAAGGGTAAGGAAATGGGCGTTCAGGTTCCGTGGGCGATCCTCATGGACCCGACGTCTGCTTGCAACCTGAAATGTATCGGCTGCTGGGCTGCCGAATACGGCAAGCACTACAACCTGACTTACGAAAAGATGGACGAGATCATCGAGCAGGGCAAGGAACTCGGTATCTATGTATACCTGTTCTCCGGCGGCGAGCCGCTCGTTCGTAAAAAAGACCTGATCCGTCTTGCGGAAAAACATTCCGATTGCGCTTTCGGCGCATTCACGAACGCTACGCTGATCGACGAAGACTTCGTGCAGGACTTGCTGCGCGTGGGTAACTTCACGTTCATGATCTCTGTGGAAGGTACGCCCGAAGAAACGGATGCACGCCGCGGCCAGGGAACGTACGACAAGGTCATGAAGGCGATGAAGCTCTTGAAAGACGCTGGTATCCCCTTCGGCTATTCCGCATGCTACCACAGCCAGAACTACAAGACGATCGCCAGCGACGAATGGAACGATACGATGATCGAAGCAGGCTGCCTGTTCGGTTGGCTGTTCACCTACATGCCCATCGGCAAGGATGCTGTTATGGATCTGTGCGTAACGCCTGAGCAGCGTGCTTATATGTACAAGCGTGTTCGCGAGATGCGTGAATATAAGCCGCTTTTCATCCTCGATTTCTGGAACGACGGCGAATATGTCGGCGGATGTATCGCTGGCGGGCGCCGTTACTTCCACATCAACTCCAACGGCGACTGCGAACCGTGCGCGTTCATCCATTATGCGACGCACAACATCAACGAATGTACGCTGGAAGAGGCTCTCGGCAGCCCGCTCTTCCGTAAATACCAGGAAGGCCAGCCGTTCTCCGACAACCTGCTGCGTCCGTGCCCGCTGCTTGACAATCCGGAAGGACTGCGTAAAGCTGTCAACGAATCCGGCGCGCATCCGACACAGGACTTGGATCTTGAGGGCGTTGACGTATTGACGGCAAAGACGGACAAGATCGCTGAAAACTGGAAAGTCAAAGCGGACGAAATCTGGGCTTGCGGCCACTTCCCCTTCAACGGCGTGATCAACCACGCAATGGACAAGAGGGTCGACACGACAAACGGCCAGGGTGCTGCTGCCTGCGGCAACTGCGGACACGTTCCGTGCGACCGTGCGACAGAAAAACCCGCTGGGCTCGACTGA
- a CDS encoding MGDG synthase family glycosyltransferase: protein MKILILSMTVGQGHNATSKALRACMEQRGHTCEILDTYKFLAKPIGLGFDKGYTAMGRFVPKLNENIYKAAEKANGRSDMKMYFPWAFANLTKSKMQKYIEETKPDVIVCSIVMTAILITSLKEAGMIDPDIKSIGIVTDYSLHPFWEYTAMDYFVAANELLIPEFTARGIAENKILPTGIPIAPKFARCIAQKEAREKLGLDPDMFTVLMASGGMGFAGLVPVLQDIDTVEGTQVVTICGTNTRLKNKLLAMDFNNPVHILGFVDNMDEYIDAADAVITKPGGLSTSEAIAKEKPMILTKPMPGVENMNIAFLLNNSLAVHANEYQPLSMVLKQMRLNDVKLSEMKRAQKKWGKKNSAGMLAKFIEKLV from the coding sequence ATGAAAATACTGATTTTGAGCATGACGGTCGGGCAGGGACACAATGCGACAAGTAAAGCGCTGCGCGCGTGTATGGAGCAAAGGGGCCATACGTGCGAGATTTTAGATACTTACAAATTCCTCGCAAAGCCCATCGGCCTCGGCTTTGACAAGGGGTATACCGCAATGGGCAGGTTTGTGCCCAAGCTGAACGAGAACATCTACAAGGCCGCGGAAAAGGCCAACGGGCGCTCGGACATGAAAATGTATTTCCCGTGGGCGTTTGCCAACCTGACCAAAAGCAAGATGCAGAAATACATCGAGGAAACAAAGCCGGATGTGATCGTCTGTTCCATCGTCATGACGGCGATCCTCATCACTTCCTTGAAGGAAGCGGGCATGATCGACCCGGACATCAAAAGCATCGGCATCGTGACAGACTATTCGCTGCACCCGTTCTGGGAATATACGGCAATGGACTATTTCGTCGCGGCCAACGAGCTGCTGATCCCGGAGTTTACAGCCCGGGGCATCGCCGAAAACAAGATATTGCCCACAGGCATCCCGATCGCGCCGAAGTTCGCGCGCTGTATCGCGCAAAAAGAAGCGCGGGAAAAGCTGGGGCTGGATCCGGATATGTTCACCGTGCTCATGGCTTCGGGCGGCATGGGGTTTGCGGGCCTCGTGCCCGTGCTGCAGGACATCGATACGGTGGAGGGGACGCAGGTCGTCACCATATGCGGCACGAACACGCGGCTGAAAAACAAGCTGCTGGCCATGGATTTCAACAACCCGGTGCATATTTTGGGGTTTGTGGATAATATGGACGAATACATCGACGCGGCGGACGCGGTCATCACCAAGCCGGGCGGGCTTTCCACATCGGAGGCCATCGCCAAGGAAAAGCCGATGATCCTCACTAAGCCCATGCCGGGCGTGGAAAACATGAACATTGCTTTCCTGCTCAACAATTCGCTGGCGGTGCACGCGAACGAATACCAGCCCTTGAGCATGGTCTTAAAGCAGATGCGGCTCAATGATGTAAAGTTGAGCGAAATGAAGCGCGCACAAAAGAAATGGGGCAAAAAAAACAGTGCGGGTATGCTGGCAAAGTTTATCGAAAAGCTGGTGTAA
- a CDS encoding undecaprenyldiphospho-muramoylpentapeptide beta-N-acetylglucosaminyltransferase: MESTQKKIVLTGGGSAGHVTPNLALVPGLLSHGIDVHYVGTADGIEKTLVHDIPFHAISAGKMRRYASLKNVTDIFKIFKGTKEAKQILKELRPDLVFAKGGFVSVPVVWAAAKLKIPVILHESDYTPGLANRLCIKKAQKICLSFDTEEARFSGSTLTGSPIRCDLLAGDRTRGLLKLRFSGSKPVLLIMGGSLGAQALNDAVDAAIEPLCGRYDIVHLRGKGKLNPGLEGKDSYRQYEYMEDGLSDVFAAADLALSRSGANAIFEFLALKLPALLVPLPLSASRGDQILNARYFEKRGYARVLEQEKLDAQALLGALEELSAHKDEMIQSMENSKEADGTKNVLDVIFESMGVQ; encoded by the coding sequence ATGGAAAGCACACAAAAGAAAATCGTACTCACAGGCGGCGGCAGCGCGGGTCATGTCACGCCCAACTTAGCGCTTGTGCCCGGCCTGCTGAGCCATGGTATAGACGTACATTATGTCGGTACCGCAGACGGTATCGAAAAGACGCTTGTACACGATATCCCCTTCCACGCGATCAGCGCGGGAAAGATGCGCCGCTACGCGAGCCTCAAAAACGTGACGGATATTTTCAAGATATTCAAGGGAACAAAGGAAGCCAAACAAATATTAAAGGAGCTGCGGCCCGACCTTGTTTTTGCCAAAGGAGGCTTTGTATCCGTACCCGTCGTCTGGGCGGCGGCAAAGCTTAAAATTCCCGTTATCCTGCATGAAAGCGACTATACGCCCGGCCTTGCCAACAGGCTGTGCATCAAAAAAGCGCAGAAGATCTGCCTGTCTTTCGATACGGAGGAGGCGCGTTTTTCAGGCAGCACGCTCACAGGGTCGCCCATCCGATGCGACCTCCTTGCGGGGGATCGCACGCGCGGGCTTTTGAAGCTGCGGTTTAGCGGCAGTAAACCGGTGTTATTAATAATGGGAGGCTCTCTGGGGGCCCAGGCGTTAAACGACGCGGTGGATGCGGCGATCGAGCCCCTTTGCGGGCGTTACGACATCGTCCATCTCCGAGGCAAAGGCAAGCTCAATCCCGGGCTTGAAGGCAAAGACAGCTATAGGCAATATGAATATATGGAAGACGGCCTTTCCGACGTATTCGCGGCGGCAGACCTTGCCCTTTCGCGTTCCGGCGCCAATGCCATTTTTGAATTTCTGGCTTTGAAGCTGCCTGCTTTGCTTGTGCCGCTCCCGCTTTCCGCGAGCCGCGGCGACCAGATCCTGAACGCCCGATATTTTGAAAAGCGCGGGTATGCACGCGTACTGGAACAGGAAAAGCTGGATGCGCAGGCCCTCCTCGGCGCACTGGAAGAGCTGTCCGCGCACAAAGATGAAATGATCCAGTCGATGGAAAACAGTAAGGAAGCGGACGGTACCAAAAACGTACTGGACGTTATTTTCGAGAGTATGGGAGTACAATGA